The Planctomycetota bacterium genome segment CGGCCACGCGGGTGTGGCGTCCGGCATCTCCGAAAATCTCGACAAGCAACTCGCTCGCTGCATTGAGCACCTTCGCCTGCTCCGTGAACCCCGGCGCGCTCGCCACGTAGCCCGTCACGCGGACGATGCGGGCGACGTGCTTGAGGCCGCCGACCTCGGCCGCGACCACGGCCAAAGCGTTGAGCACCGCTTGGCGGGCGCAGTCTTGCGCCTCTTCCACGGTCACCTCGCCGCCCACGTGGCCCAGGGTCATCAGTTCGCCGTCCCGCATCGGCAATTGGCCGCTGACGAAAACGAGGTTGCCCGTGCGCACCGCCGGCACGTACGCGCCCACGGGCCTGGGGGCCGGGGGGAGTTCGAGACCCAGCGCGCGGAGTTTTTCTTCTGGAGTCATCTGTTGTGCCCCCATGGAGATAACCGCGACCTTACGGTCCCGGCGCGTGCGTTACAAACTCCAGCCCTTCCGGTACTCGGTCCGCACGACGGCGTTCGCCTCGGGCAGATTGGTGACCTTGAGGTTGGCGGCATCCCACTCGATGGGGGCGTCCACTCGTTTGGCCACGTTGCCCAGCAGGCACATCTCCGTCAGAGGTCCGGAGTACGCGAAGTCGGCCCCGGCCTGCGTGCCCGCCTTGGCGGCCCGGACCCAGTCCTGTTCGTGGCCGCCCGCGACGCGCGGCAGGGTCTTCTCGGGCAACTTGGCTTCCTTCATGAGGGCCTCGGGCACGAGGCGCGGGCTCTCGCCGTACACGCCGCACATAATCTTGCCCTTCGATCCTTTGAAGATCACGCCGCCCTCGGCGGGCATCCTGCGGCCGTCCTCGAGGCCTTCGGGTCGCGGCGGGCGGGTGCCCTCGTACCACGTGAGTTTCACCGGCGGCAGGTCGCCGCGCGCGGGGAAGCGGAACGTCACGATCGCCGACAGCGGATGCACGTCCTTCGTGTTGCCGCAGGAGGTAGCCTCCACGCTCGTGGGCGGTCCGAGTTTCAGGGCCCAGAATACCGAATCCAGCGAGTGGGCCCCGCGGTCGCCCATCATGCCGCAACCGAAGTCCCACCAGCACCGCCACACGCCCGGGTGATACGCCTCGTGATACGGCCGCATCGGGGCCGGGCCGATCCAGAGGTCCCAGTCGAGCGTCGGCGGGACGGTCGGCGTGTCCTTCGGTCGCTCGGAATACTTGCTGCTCCACCCGGCGTGGCCCCACGGGTAATAGGAGAGGCTGCACCAGGCGTCCACCTCGCGAATTTCGCCGATGAGTCCGGCCCAGATCCATTCGCAAATCAGCCGCACGCCCTCGCCGGAGTGTCCCTGGATGCCCATCTGTGTGGCGACCTTGGCTTCCCTGGCCGCTTGGGCGAGCATGCGGGCCTCGTACACATCGTGCGTCAGAGGCTTCTGGCAATAGACGTGTTTGCCGGCTTTCATGGCGGCCATCGAGATGACGGCATGTGTGTGGTCGGGCGTGGCCACGAGCACGCCGTCGATGCCTTTCTCGCGGTCGAGCATCTCGCGGAAATCCTTGTACGGCGTGGCGTTCGGATACCGCTTGAAGGTCTCGGCGGCGTAGGCGTGGTCCACGTCGCACAGGGCGACAATATTTTCGGTCTCGAGGCTCCTCAGGTTCGACGCCCCCATGCCGCCCACGCCGATGCCGGCGATGTTCATCTTCTCGCTGGGCGGAATCTGCCTTGGGCCGCCCAGGACGTGCCGCGGCACGAGGGTGAATGCCGCAGCCGTAGCGGCCGCCCCCAGGAACTCTCGCCGACGCAGGGTGACGGGTTTCATGCGGAGGCTCCTTTCAACGGGAACGTTGTGCGTAACGGTTGCTACTTCGCCGCCTTCTCCTTGCGGGCTACGAGGATCATATCGCGGCTGGCGGCAGGGTCAAACGGTTTCGGGTCGTACCCGCCGTAGAACTGGAGCCGCACGAACCCCGCCTCGGTCGCGAGGGTCTTCAGTTCCGGCTGCTCCAGCGCCCAGGCCCGGGCGTGCGTCTCGGTTCTTTTCCACTCACCCGCCTGCTTCTCCAGCACCACGACGTCGAGTTCGCAGTGCTGGCGCTGCTTCCGCACGACCTTCAGAAACAGGATCTCGCGGTCGTCCACCGCCCGGACGCGAGGCCCCTCGTACAGGTTCTGGCCCTCGGGGATGACGGCGTAGTTCAGCGTGTGGATCACCGCCACCCCGCCGGGTGCCAGGATCTCGTACATGCCCGCGACCGCCTGCCGCAGACCGTCCCGCGAGTCCACCAGCGCCAGGCTGTTGCCCGTGCAGATAACCGAGTCGAACGGCCGGTCGAACCGTTTCGGCAGGTCCCGGAAATCCGCCACTTCGAACCGCACTTTGCCGTGTTCGCCGCCCGTCTGGCGCCGCGCGTCTTCGACCATCGCCGGCGAGAGGTCCGACCCGACCGCCTCCAGCCCCCACCGCGCGAACAGCCGGACGTGATGACCCGTCCCGCACGCGCAGTCCAGCACCCGCCGCGCCTTCGCGCTCGAAAAGACGCGCTGAAAAAACGGCGCCTCGAACGCCAGCCGGTGCTCCCAGTTCACCATCAGGTCATAGTATGGCTGGAATGCGTCGAAGGGACCCTGAGCCTCAGCCATCGTCGCGCCTCCGGTTGCCCCACCCAGACAGGAACGTCCGGATTCTAGGTTCCGCGGCCCCGAAATGCAAACGTTTCCGCGCGGCCTTGCTTTTTGGGGTGTGACCACGGATTTTGGCAGGGCCCGTCCTCCTTGTCAGCCCCGGTAGGGGTCCCGGCGCGCCGGGACCTCCGGCACTTGTTACGGCCCCTTTCGATGCCCAACACCCGTGCCAGAAAAATTAGTCACACCCGCCTTTTGGGTGTGGCCGCATTTTGTGGCAAAGGGTCAAGGCTTCCCTCAAAACCACGGTGTGGCACGGCCGGTCTTGCCCGGCCGTGTCCCGGCGCGCCGGGACCGTGCCACACGCAGATTTGAAAGCGGCCTCGACGAGGTGCCACGAAATGCGGCCACCCCGCCGGACCCCCCGCGCGGCAAGCCCTTGACAGGGGCGGCGCTCGATTCTATTCTTCCGTTGAGGTGCTCGGGTGGTGGAATTGGCAGACACGCCAGCTTGAGGTGCTGGTGGCCATAAAAACGGCCGTGCAGGTTCAAGTCCTGTCCCGAGCACCAGGCACCCACGAGGGCCGTCCGCCGCAACGGACGGCCTTCTCTTTTCCGGGCAAAGACCCACGCCGCCCAAGGCGAGGTTCAGCCCCTTGAGGGAGTGGTGCACACTCCACCCACGCCGGGAACGGGGCGCGTGCAACAGCCGCCCGGCCCCGTGGGAGCGATTACGGAGGAGGACTCACCGGGAAATCCTTCTCCACCCCGGTCGGATGCGATGGGTCGACATCAATGGGCGGCCAGAGGGCCTCGCCGCGCTTCTGGGCGGCGATCTGGCTGCGGTCGTTGCCGATCCAGCCGATCTCGTTCGAGTTGAGGTCGAGCCACAGCGTGATCCGCCGCCACTGGTCGGCCGACAGTTTCAGGTCCTTGTGCTGGGGCTTGGTGGTGAGGGCTTTCATGATGCCCGAGGCGTGCGCGCCGAACCGCCCCGGCGTGGTCCGCGACCCGCCGACCCCCAGCACGTTCAGCCCCGATTCTCCGGGGTAACTGAACGCCCGATCATACTGGGCCAGCGACGCATAACTCATGTCGGGCGCCTTGGGATGCTGCTTGTGACACGGCACGCATTCCTTGTCGAAGACGGGCTGCTTGACCAGTTGAACGAAATTGTAGGGCATGGCGCCGCTGTCGACTTCCGGCATGAGTCTTGACGGCGGGCGTCTCAGTGCGGCAGGCCGCGAATACGGCTGCACCGCCTTCCACTTGTTATCGTGACACCCCGCGCAGGACAGATGCTCGCCGGGGTGGACGTACGTGGCCGACCGCATGGAGTGGACGGCCATCCCTTTCTCGTCCAGGAGTTGGAAGTAGATCGCCTTCTCCACGGGCGCTTCGCAGTAGACGCTGCCGTCCTCCTCCACCGGCACGACCCCGAGCGGGATGCGGCCAATCGAGTCGCTGGCAAAAGACAGCAGGGTGACCGTCTTTATGTTGAACTCGTTGTCGAGCATCTGGGGGATAACCTGGACGATACGCATCCACTTCACCTTGACGCCCTCGGGCAGCCTGCCTGCGGCGTCCGCGTCGTAGACATTCACCACGCTGATGACCGCCCGGCGATGGTCGGGCAACGATTCGCGTTTGCCCTGCCAGGTCAGGACGGGCAGGATGGGCGGTGTCCGGCGCGGCCGTAGCGGGAAGGGGTCCCGCACACGATGCTGTCCCTGTGCCGGGGCGTAGATCAGTTCCCGGTTTCCGAACCGGTCCAGCAGGCAGAGCCCGGCGTTGAAATTGCAGAGGTAGAAATCCTCGCTGAGCGGCCAGGCCGTGCCGTAGGCGTGGGCGGCGCCGGGCTCCACCTCGGGGAAGAAGTACTCCGGGGTGATCCGCCTGACCTGGGCCATCCGGCCGTCGTCAGGAATGCGGGGGTCGATCAGGATGAGGCTCCCGGAGAAACCTTCATGGTGTCCGACCGCGGTGGCCGTGTACTTCGGCGAATCGGGGACGGGGCGGAAGGAGATCTCCGCGTCGGGCCGCAGGAATCGCCCGCTGACCCCTTCGCGCGTTCCGTATTGCGCGGGCTGCACGCCCTCGGGCATGGCCGACCAGGGCAGGGGGTAGTTGCCGTGGTAATTTCTGGGGTCCCGCCCGTCGGGGTAGCATTCCCAGTAGTGATGGGCCGTGCCCCAGTGCCGGTCCACGTAGTCCCAACGGGTGTAGACGATCTTGCCGGTGTGGCTTACGGTGGGCGCCCATTCGTTGGTTTCGTGATAACTGAGACAGACGATATCCGAGCCGTCCGGTTCCATGGAGTACAGCGTGTAGGTCAGGGACTGCGGGGTGAGGACGCACCGGCCGACGCCGCCGCGCCGTGTCGAGGTGAAGACGATCCTCCCCGACGGGAGCGGGCACGGGTCGAAATCGTCGTGCGGCCCGTCGGTCAGTTGAACGAGTTCCCGGGTGGCCAGGTTGAACCGGAAGAGGTGCCAGACGTCCGCGTCGGTGGTGGCGGCAAACAGGAGTTCCGTGCCGTCGTAACTCAACTCGAGGCCCGAGAACTTCCCCGTGAGTTCCTTGCCCTTCTACGGCCCGGAAGCCACCTGGACGCCCGCCAGAGGCATCGCGGCCCCGGCGTTGGACTTGATGCCCTGGAGGACGAGCGGCCCGCCCCCGGCGCAGTGCCCGGGCCAGACGGCCCGCGCCTGCTCGATGATACGCTGGTCGCCGGGCTGTTCGAGCATGCAGACGATGCGGTCGAAGTCGAGCAGCGGACTGGCCAGGGCGATGCGACGCCGCAACTGGCATGCCTGGGTGAAAAGGGCTCTGCGGTCTCCGCCTTGCGGGGTCGATTTCGCCGCGGCGGACAGCCTGCCCAGTTGCGACTCGAAGTCGCTCAGCGCCGGCGCGGGGAGCCACCCCCGTTGCCGGAAGTACTGCACGAGGGCGCCCGTTCGCCTCAGGACCACGTCCAGGGGATCCGTGTCCTCCGGCAGGATCAGCGCCTGGGGATCCAGCGCCTCGGCCTTGAGGCGATCGCGCCGCTCCTTGGGCGATGTCTTCAGGCGGCTGATCTGACCTGCGAGTTCCTCAAACTCCTGGTCGCGTGCCGCATCCACAGGCGCTTGCGCCAACCCGGGCGAGACCAGGGCCAGCAGGGCTACGGCGACGTGGACTGAAACAAGCCCAAGCCGGCTCCGCGCCCGCCGCCCCGGGCCTGTCTCTGCGGCGATGTGTCGTAGGGTCATCCGTGCCGAACCGCCTTCTGCCACTTTCATAAGCCGAGACTCTCCAGGCGAACTCCGGCCTGCGACCGCCGCGGGCCGTTTCGGGTAGTCTACCATCATGACGGCTTCTTTCGTCAAGGCGGAAGCCGCGCCTCAACCCGGTGGCCATGCCTGGATCACGTACACGTTCTGTCGCCTCCGGGGCTGGGTCGAGGCAAAGGCGCGTAGGGCGAGGGAGCGATCGGTCTACCGCGCCCCGACCCATTCGAGGAACTTGCGCCGAAGGTCCCGCAGCGGCGCGCCCACCACGCGGTGCAGCGAGAGAATCCACGTCCGTTCGTAACTCGCCTCGATCTCTTGCGGCGTCATCAAGTCGCGCCGGTGCTGGCGCTTCAGTTTCCGCACATGGTACACGTCCTCGCGCTGAAGCGCGGCGAGGAACCTGCGCTTCGCCCACCCCAGCGGCCCCCACGACCGCCGCGGCGCCCACGAAATCTGAAAATCAATCAGCACCGGCCTCCCGTCCCGGCCCACGAGGACGTTGTCCGGCTTATTCATATCTACGTAGGCCATGCCCCGCGCGTGGATCGCCGAGAGGAGCGCCTCCAGGCGGTCGAAGAAATCGTCCGGCACTTTCGTCTTGCGGTCCAGGAGGTCCTCCCCCTCGACCCACGCGTGGGCGAACGCGCTCTTGCCGATGCGCCCGAGGAATCGCGGAACGTTC includes the following:
- a CDS encoding RidA family protein; its protein translation is MTPEEKLRALGLELPPAPRPVGAYVPAVRTGNLVFVSGQLPMRDGELMTLGHVGGEVTVEEAQDCARQAVLNALAVVAAEVGGLKHVARIVRVTGYVASAPGFTEQAKVLNAASELLVEIFGDAGRHTRVAVGAAELPLGAPVELELVVEVSG
- a CDS encoding Gfo/Idh/MocA family oxidoreductase; amino-acid sequence: MKPVTLRRREFLGAAATAAAFTLVPRHVLGGPRQIPPSEKMNIAGIGVGGMGASNLRSLETENIVALCDVDHAYAAETFKRYPNATPYKDFREMLDREKGIDGVLVATPDHTHAVISMAAMKAGKHVYCQKPLTHDVYEARMLAQAAREAKVATQMGIQGHSGEGVRLICEWIWAGLIGEIREVDAWCSLSYYPWGHAGWSSKYSERPKDTPTVPPTLDWDLWIGPAPMRPYHEAYHPGVWRCWWDFGCGMMGDRGAHSLDSVFWALKLGPPTSVEATSCGNTKDVHPLSAIVTFRFPARGDLPPVKLTWYEGTRPPRPEGLEDGRRMPAEGGVIFKGSKGKIMCGVYGESPRLVPEALMKEAKLPEKTLPRVAGGHEQDWVRAAKAGTQAGADFAYSGPLTEMCLLGNVAKRVDAPIEWDAANLKVTNLPEANAVVRTEYRKGWSL
- a CDS encoding class I SAM-dependent methyltransferase, which produces MAEAQGPFDAFQPYYDLMVNWEHRLAFEAPFFQRVFSSAKARRVLDCACGTGHHVRLFARWGLEAVGSDLSPAMVEDARRQTGGEHGKVRFEVADFRDLPKRFDRPFDSVICTGNSLALVDSRDGLRQAVAGMYEILAPGGVAVIHTLNYAVIPEGQNLYEGPRVRAVDDREILFLKVVRKQRQHCELDVVVLEKQAGEWKRTETHARAWALEQPELKTLATEAGFVRLQFYGGYDPKPFDPAASRDMILVARKEKAAK